One segment of Theobroma cacao cultivar B97-61/B2 chromosome 9, Criollo_cocoa_genome_V2, whole genome shotgun sequence DNA contains the following:
- the LOC18589703 gene encoding uncharacterized protein LOC18589703 has product MVTAIEQGGGNARKQISNLFSNSQMMGNCSGTTICNTKGTTVSSSSCQGDAKRIFLGNSKHEGAETTMRTGGGRWKEWTDNLMAGSPRLACPKGSGGYQDEGEEDEEYSSGPIKKKVKTRKLTSIYADIRSLMPSSSKVNESEEADGKSSGED; this is encoded by the exons ATGGTAACA GCCATTGAACAAGGAGGTGGAAATGCTCGAAAACAGATATCTAATCTCTTTTCTAATTCTCAAAT GATGGGAAATTGCTCTGGTACTACTATATGCAATACTAAGGGTACGACTGTTTCATCTTCTTCCTGTCAAG GTGATGCAAAGAGGATATTTCTGGGGAATAGCAAGCATGAAGGAGCTGAAACCACCATGAGGACTGGTGGTGGTCGTTGGAAGGAATGGACTGATAACTTGATGGCAGGATCACCCAGACTTGCTTGTCCTAAAGGCAGCGGCGGATACCAGGACGAGGGTGAAGAAGATGAGGAATATTCATCTGGCCCCATTAAGAAGAAAGTTAAGACAAGGAAATTAACCAGCATTTATGCTGACATCAGAAGCCTAATGCCTAGCTCTTCAAAGGTGAATGAGAGTGAGGAAGCAGATGGGAAGTCATCAGGTGAAGACTGA